From Dermochelys coriacea isolate rDerCor1 chromosome 8, rDerCor1.pri.v4, whole genome shotgun sequence, the proteins below share one genomic window:
- the HRH2 gene encoding histamine H2 receptor isoform X2 produces the protein MDPCQNGTAALKGMGCKLQTVLIGIVLTVLIVVTVCGNVVVCLAVSFNRKLRSLTNCFIVSLAITDLLLGLLVLPFSAIYELTCEWHFGPTLCNIYISLDVMLSTASILNLFMISIDRYYAITAPLRYTQLVTPLRVAVAMFVIWVVSLMVSFLPIHLGWNTNGTGVQNTGLNNNTACKLAVNTVYGLVDSLLTFYLPLVIMCIIYYRIFRIAREQAKRINHATCCKAVSPALLIVKEHKATVTLAAVLGAFIICWFPYFTVFTYRGMVGDKVDETSQSIVLWLGYANSALNPILYAALNRDFRTAYQCLFHCRRVGPLSRSTPLTPTHLPHSRGRARKQALSVQEDKPLRMQVRNGKENSLTREAMESFLHALHLKAGVAAASTTVVRA, from the exons ATGGATCCATGTCAGAACGGCACAGCTGCTCTGAAAGGCATGGGCTGCAAACTACAGACGGTGCTAATTGGGATCGTGCTCACTGTACTCATTGTGGTCACCGTCTGCGGCAACGTGGTCGTCTGCCTGGCTGTCTCCTTCAACCGCAAGCTCCGCAGCCTGACAAACTGCTTCATCGTCTCCTTGGCCATTACCGATCTGCTGCTGGGCCTCCTGGTGCTCCCCTTCTCCGCCATCTATGAGCTCACGTGCGAGTGGCACTTCGGCCCCACCTTGTGCAACATCTACATCAGCCTGGACGTCATGCTGTCCACAGCCTCCATCCTCAACCTCTTCATGATCAGCATAGACCGCTACTACGCCATCACAGCCCCGCTCCGCTACACCCAGCTGGTCACCCCTCTGCGGGTGGCCGTGGCCATGTTTGTCATATGGGTGGTCTCACTGATGGTCTCCTTCCTGCCTATTCACCTGGGCTGGAACACCAACGGCACTGGTGTGCAGAACACAGGCTTGAACAACAACACGGCGTGCAAGCTGGCGGTCAACACCGTGTATGGGTTGGTGGATTCCTTGCTCACCTTCTACCTTCCCTTGGTCATTATGTGCATCATATACTACCGGATATTCCGAATCGCCAGGGAGCAAGCCAAGAGGATCAACCACGCCACCTGCTGCAAGGCCGTCAGCCCTGCGCTGCTCATTGTGAAAGAGCACAAGGCCACAGTGACGCTAGCAGCCGTGTTGGGGGCATTCATCATCTGCTGGTTCCCTTATTTCACAGTGTTCACTTACCGAGGGATGGTGggggacaaggtggatgagacATCCCAGTCCATAGTTTTATGGCTGGGCTATGCCAACTCAGCCCTGAACCCCATCTTGTACGCTGCTCTGAACAGGGACTTCCGGACAGCCTACCAGTGCCTGTTCCACTGTCGAAGGGTGGGGCCCCTCTCCAGGAgcactcccctcacccccacacatcTGCCCCACTCCAGGGGGAGAGCCCGCAAGCAAGCACTGAGCGTGCAGGAAGATAAGCCTCTGAGGATGCAGGTGAGGAACGGGAAGGAGAACTCACTCACTCGAGAAGCCATGGAAAG CTTTCTTCATGCTCTGCATCTTAAAGCAGGAGTGGCAGCAGCATCTACCACTGTGGTTAGAGCATGA
- the HRH2 gene encoding histamine H2 receptor isoform X4, producing the protein MDPCQNGTAALKGMGCKLQTVLIGIVLTVLIVVTVCGNVVVCLAVSFNRKLRSLTNCFIVSLAITDLLLGLLVLPFSAIYELTCEWHFGPTLCNIYISLDVMLSTASILNLFMISIDRYYAITAPLRYTQLVTPLRVAVAMFVIWVVSLMVSFLPIHLGWNTNGTGVQNTGLNNNTACKLAVNTVYGLVDSLLTFYLPLVIMCIIYYRIFRIAREQAKRINHATCCKAVSPALLIVKEHKATVTLAAVLGAFIICWFPYFTVFTYRGMVGDKVDETSQSIVLWLGYANSALNPILYAALNRDFRTAYQCLFHCRRVGPLSRSTPLTPTHLPHSRGRARKQALSVQEDKPLRMQVRNGKENSLTREAMERSGSSIYHCG; encoded by the exons ATGGATCCATGTCAGAACGGCACAGCTGCTCTGAAAGGCATGGGCTGCAAACTACAGACGGTGCTAATTGGGATCGTGCTCACTGTACTCATTGTGGTCACCGTCTGCGGCAACGTGGTCGTCTGCCTGGCTGTCTCCTTCAACCGCAAGCTCCGCAGCCTGACAAACTGCTTCATCGTCTCCTTGGCCATTACCGATCTGCTGCTGGGCCTCCTGGTGCTCCCCTTCTCCGCCATCTATGAGCTCACGTGCGAGTGGCACTTCGGCCCCACCTTGTGCAACATCTACATCAGCCTGGACGTCATGCTGTCCACAGCCTCCATCCTCAACCTCTTCATGATCAGCATAGACCGCTACTACGCCATCACAGCCCCGCTCCGCTACACCCAGCTGGTCACCCCTCTGCGGGTGGCCGTGGCCATGTTTGTCATATGGGTGGTCTCACTGATGGTCTCCTTCCTGCCTATTCACCTGGGCTGGAACACCAACGGCACTGGTGTGCAGAACACAGGCTTGAACAACAACACGGCGTGCAAGCTGGCGGTCAACACCGTGTATGGGTTGGTGGATTCCTTGCTCACCTTCTACCTTCCCTTGGTCATTATGTGCATCATATACTACCGGATATTCCGAATCGCCAGGGAGCAAGCCAAGAGGATCAACCACGCCACCTGCTGCAAGGCCGTCAGCCCTGCGCTGCTCATTGTGAAAGAGCACAAGGCCACAGTGACGCTAGCAGCCGTGTTGGGGGCATTCATCATCTGCTGGTTCCCTTATTTCACAGTGTTCACTTACCGAGGGATGGTGggggacaaggtggatgagacATCCCAGTCCATAGTTTTATGGCTGGGCTATGCCAACTCAGCCCTGAACCCCATCTTGTACGCTGCTCTGAACAGGGACTTCCGGACAGCCTACCAGTGCCTGTTCCACTGTCGAAGGGTGGGGCCCCTCTCCAGGAgcactcccctcacccccacacatcTGCCCCACTCCAGGGGGAGAGCCCGCAAGCAAGCACTGAGCGTGCAGGAAGATAAGCCTCTGAGGATGCAGGTGAGGAACGGGAAGGAGAACTCACTCACTCGAGAAGCCATGGAAAG GAGTGGCAGCAGCATCTACCACTGTGGTTAG
- the HRH2 gene encoding histamine H2 receptor isoform X3, translating into MDPCQNGTAALKGMGCKLQTVLIGIVLTVLIVVTVCGNVVVCLAVSFNRKLRSLTNCFIVSLAITDLLLGLLVLPFSAIYELTCEWHFGPTLCNIYISLDVMLSTASILNLFMISIDRYYAITAPLRYTQLVTPLRVAVAMFVIWVVSLMVSFLPIHLGWNTNGTGVQNTGLNNNTACKLAVNTVYGLVDSLLTFYLPLVIMCIIYYRIFRIAREQAKRINHATCCKAVSPALLIVKEHKATVTLAAVLGAFIICWFPYFTVFTYRGMVGDKVDETSQSIVLWLGYANSALNPILYAALNRDFRTAYQCLFHCRRVGPLSRSTPLTPTHLPHSRGRARKQALSVQEDKPLRMQESCPILWLVLLHHPVLLERPLAGQVSSQEGHVDPGV; encoded by the coding sequence ATGGATCCATGTCAGAACGGCACAGCTGCTCTGAAAGGCATGGGCTGCAAACTACAGACGGTGCTAATTGGGATCGTGCTCACTGTACTCATTGTGGTCACCGTCTGCGGCAACGTGGTCGTCTGCCTGGCTGTCTCCTTCAACCGCAAGCTCCGCAGCCTGACAAACTGCTTCATCGTCTCCTTGGCCATTACCGATCTGCTGCTGGGCCTCCTGGTGCTCCCCTTCTCCGCCATCTATGAGCTCACGTGCGAGTGGCACTTCGGCCCCACCTTGTGCAACATCTACATCAGCCTGGACGTCATGCTGTCCACAGCCTCCATCCTCAACCTCTTCATGATCAGCATAGACCGCTACTACGCCATCACAGCCCCGCTCCGCTACACCCAGCTGGTCACCCCTCTGCGGGTGGCCGTGGCCATGTTTGTCATATGGGTGGTCTCACTGATGGTCTCCTTCCTGCCTATTCACCTGGGCTGGAACACCAACGGCACTGGTGTGCAGAACACAGGCTTGAACAACAACACGGCGTGCAAGCTGGCGGTCAACACCGTGTATGGGTTGGTGGATTCCTTGCTCACCTTCTACCTTCCCTTGGTCATTATGTGCATCATATACTACCGGATATTCCGAATCGCCAGGGAGCAAGCCAAGAGGATCAACCACGCCACCTGCTGCAAGGCCGTCAGCCCTGCGCTGCTCATTGTGAAAGAGCACAAGGCCACAGTGACGCTAGCAGCCGTGTTGGGGGCATTCATCATCTGCTGGTTCCCTTATTTCACAGTGTTCACTTACCGAGGGATGGTGggggacaaggtggatgagacATCCCAGTCCATAGTTTTATGGCTGGGCTATGCCAACTCAGCCCTGAACCCCATCTTGTACGCTGCTCTGAACAGGGACTTCCGGACAGCCTACCAGTGCCTGTTCCACTGTCGAAGGGTGGGGCCCCTCTCCAGGAgcactcccctcacccccacacatcTGCCCCACTCCAGGGGGAGAGCCCGCAAGCAAGCACTGAGCGTGCAGGAAGATAAGCCTCTGAGGATGCAG